One Lycium ferocissimum isolate CSIRO_LF1 unplaced genomic scaffold, AGI_CSIRO_Lferr_CH_V1 ctg10243, whole genome shotgun sequence genomic region harbors:
- the LOC132041456 gene encoding protein MAIN-LIKE 1-like: protein MGVLEVGDEQSDEGIITALIERWRPETHIIHMRTGEFTITLQDIEVLCDIPIDSDPLVQAGVRQISKSRWRELMFELTGWLSEEGSIKGNSLLRIKALSKHVEILDDIDDDTDEIVVQQRVRLYLHWLFGGTIFPDNTGALLSLDFLLDIRDLDAMGRKAWGAAALSYLYNSLCHASMWNSREFHYYVVPFSLTVLFNWKNISII from the coding sequence ATGGGAGTTTTAGAGGTAGGCGATGAGCAATCTGATGAAGGAATCATCACTGCACTTATTGAGAGATGGCGTCCAGAAACGCATATTATTCATATGCGCACTGGAGAATTTACCATCACATTGCAGGATATTGAGGTCTTATGTGACATTCCCATAGATAGTGATCCATTGGTGCAGGCTGGTGTTAGACAAATAAGTAAATCAAGGTGGCGAGAGTTGATGTTCGAGCTTACTGGTTGGTTGTCTGAAGAAGGATCAATTAAAGGTAATAGCTTGTTGAGAATAAAAGCATTATCTAAGCATGTGGAAATCTTGGATGATATTGATGACGACACCGACGAGATTGTGGTGCAACAGAGGGTTAGGTTGTACCTGCATTGGCTGTTTGGTGGCACGATATTTCCTGATAATACTGGTGCATTGCTTAGTTTAGACTTTTTGCTTGACATAAGGGACCTTGATGCAATGGGCAGGAAAGCTTGGGGAGCAGCGGCattatcatacttgtacaaTTCTCTATGTCATGCTTCGATGTGGAATAGCCGTGAATTTCATTATTATGTTGTTCCATTTTCATTAACCGTCTTATTTAAttggaaaaatatttctataatttaa